In Pyrus communis chromosome 1, drPyrComm1.1, whole genome shotgun sequence, the following are encoded in one genomic region:
- the LOC137747235 gene encoding 3,5-dihydroxybiphenyl synthase, producing MAPLVKNHGEPQHAKILAIGTANPPNVYYQKDYPDFLFRVTKNEHRTDLREKFDRICEKSRTRKRYLHLTEEILKANPSIYTYGAPSLDVRQDMLNPEVPKLGQQAALKAIKEWGQPISKITHLIFCTASCVDMPGADFQLVKLLGLNPSVTRTMIYEAGCYAGATVLRLAKDFAENNEGARVLVVCAEITTVFFHGLTDTHLDILVGQALFADGASAVIVGANPEPKIERPLFEIVACRQTIIPNSEHGVVANIREMGFTYYLSGEVPKFVGGNVVDILTKTFEKVDGKNKDWNSLFFSVHPGGPAIVDQVEEQLGLKEGKLRATRHVLSEYGNMGAPSVHFILDDMRKKSIEEGKSTTGEGLEWGVVIGIGPGLTVETAILRSESITC from the exons ATGGCGCCTTTGGTTAAGAATCATGGAGAGCCTCAACATGCCAAAATCCTAGCCATTGGCACTGCAAATCCACCAAACGTCTACTACCAAAAAGACTATCCTGATTTCTTGTTTCGAGTCACCAAAAATGAGCACAGGACAGATTTAAGAGAGAAATTTGATCGCATTT GTGAGAaatcaagaacaagaaaacGTTACTTACATCTAACAGAGGAGATTCTAAAGGCTAACCCAAGCATATATACCTATGGTGCCCCATCACTCGATGTGCGCCAAGACATGTTGAACCCTGAGGTCCCAAAGCTAGGGCAACAAGCAGCACTGAAAGCCATCAAAGAGTGGGGCCAACCCATCTCAAAGATCACCCACCTCATCTTTTGCACAGCTTCCTGTGTTGACATGCCAGGTGCCGACTTCCAATTGGTCAAGCTCCTCGGCCTTAACCCATCTGTCACTAGAACCATGATCTACGAAGCTGGTTGCTATGCTGGTGCAACTGTCCTCCGCCTAGCCAAGGACTTCGCAGAGAACAACGAGGGTGCACGAGTCCTTGTGGTATGCGCTGAGATCACGACCGTTTTCTTCCACGGACTCACTGACACCCACTTGGACATATTGGTGGGCCAGGCTCTTTTTGCTGACGGAGCATCTGCTGTGATAGTTGGGGCCAATCCAGAGCCTAAAATTGAAAGGCCACTGTTTGAAATCGTGGCATGCAGGCAGACAATCATACCTAACTCAGAGCATGGTGTGGTGGCCAACATTCGTGAAATGGGGTTTACTTATTATTTATCAGGAGAAGTCCCCAAATTTGTTGGTGGAAATGTTGTGGATATTCTGACTAAAACTTTTGAAAAAGTTGACGGAAAGAATAAGGACTGGAACTCCTTGTTTTTCAGTGTGCACCCTGGTGGACCCGCCATTGTAGACCAGGTGGAGGAGCAATTGGGTTTGAAGGAAGGGAAGCTTAGGGCAACAAGGCATGTGTTGAGTGAGTATGGCAACATGGGAGCTCCATCTGTGCACTTTATTTTGGATGATATGAGAAAGAAGTCGATTGAGGAAGGCAAATCCACAACTGGTGAAGGTTTGGAATGGGGTGTCGTGATTGGAATCGGACCAGGACTCACTGTTGAGACAGCTATACTGCGTAGTGAATCTATTACATGCTAA